Proteins encoded by one window of Clostridium bornimense:
- a CDS encoding DUF1919 domain-containing protein: protein MKKIKIKIENMISNYRRNEIVKGYKEKLINKDFTILSSNCNGGFIMHDLGVRFNTPTINLFFLPKDFIKFVKDFDKYINLELIEVEDCKETYPVGKIEDIKIYFQHYHTFKEAKEKWDERKRRINKENLFIMATDRDGCTENDIREFDRIPYKNKVIFTHKHYEDIESAYQIKGFENDNQVGILSCFEGATGKRYIDQFDYVSWLNSNIK, encoded by the coding sequence ATGAAGAAGATAAAAATTAAGATTGAAAATATGATAAGCAACTATAGAAGAAATGAAATTGTAAAGGGATATAAAGAAAAATTAATAAATAAGGATTTTACTATACTATCCTCAAATTGTAATGGTGGATTTATAATGCATGATTTAGGTGTTAGATTCAATACTCCGACTATAAATTTATTTTTTTTACCAAAAGACTTCATTAAATTTGTTAAAGATTTTGATAAATACATAAACTTGGAATTGATTGAGGTAGAAGATTGTAAAGAGACTTATCCAGTAGGTAAAATAGAAGATATAAAGATTTATTTTCAACATTATCATACGTTTAAAGAAGCAAAAGAAAAATGGGATGAGAGAAAAAGAAGAATAAATAAAGAAAACTTATTTATAATGGCAACAGATAGAGATGGTTGTACAGAAAATGATATTAGGGAATTTGATAGAATTCCCTATAAAAATAAAGTTATCTTTACACATAAACATTATGAAGATATAGAATCAGCATATCAAATAAAAGGATTTGAAAATGATAATCAAGTTGGAATTCTATCATGTTTTGAAGGTGCAACTGGAAAAAGATATATAGATCAATTTGATTATGTGAGTTGGCTAAACTCTAATATTAAATAG
- a CDS encoding O-antigen ligase family protein has protein sequence MKRKVNLLAGIYIFLVYLALATERQGIYNVQYMSKYYIGIIICLILSVCLLIKRSNIIVINKKQLYVAKIMFLPTLFAFIYTLFVNALKPVPYNGFLMRSFGLVAYCLLAVIQAYIIYSYFKENALKYTFIAVTLSYLTSIIVAFREGGISQFVNMITNSSYNGSVLEMHEVAPIVSIFVFYYIYLVYFKKINRRKGILNLIICLVIILLSMKRIVILTCAIVIFLFFILCKKNKNLLKWMALFSILIITVGYIYIYIIKSGYFYAFLERYNINAMARSELWQGISEQYDFSIFYSGRGLGFVSIWMDNNWQYLNINGLTQSTGLHNDLLKFYIDLGFFGNLLFLFNLLYMNAKRISKKISINASLLYFTLISLQILTWFTDVVSLYHNFQWIFYLIVFSLLSQLKEK, from the coding sequence ATGAAAAGAAAAGTGAATTTATTAGCAGGTATATATATTTTTCTTGTATATTTAGCTTTGGCCACAGAGAGACAAGGAATATATAATGTTCAATATATGTCTAAGTATTACATTGGAATAATTATATGTTTGATTTTAAGTGTATGTTTATTAATTAAGCGAAGTAATATAATAGTTATAAATAAAAAACAATTATATGTTGCTAAGATAATGTTTTTACCAACACTATTCGCATTTATATATACGTTATTTGTAAATGCGCTTAAACCTGTTCCTTATAATGGTTTTTTAATGCGTTCTTTCGGATTAGTTGCATATTGTTTATTGGCAGTTATACAAGCTTATATTATATATTCTTATTTTAAAGAAAATGCATTAAAATATACATTTATTGCAGTTACGTTAAGTTATTTAACAAGTATTATAGTAGCATTTAGAGAAGGTGGTATTTCACAATTTGTTAACATGATTACAAATAGTAGTTATAATGGATCGGTATTAGAAATGCATGAAGTAGCGCCCATTGTATCCATATTTGTTTTTTATTATATATATTTAGTATATTTTAAGAAGATTAATAGACGAAAAGGTATATTAAATTTAATAATTTGTTTAGTTATTATATTATTAAGTATGAAACGTATAGTAATTTTGACTTGTGCAATTGTAATATTTTTATTTTTTATATTATGTAAGAAAAATAAAAATTTGCTAAAGTGGATGGCTTTATTTTCTATTTTAATAATAACCGTTGGATATATATATATATATATTATTAAAAGTGGATATTTCTATGCGTTTTTGGAAAGATATAACATAAATGCTATGGCAAGAAGTGAATTATGGCAAGGTATAAGTGAACAATATGATTTTTCTATTTTTTACTCAGGGAGAGGATTAGGGTTTGTTTCAATATGGATGGATAATAACTGGCAATATTTAAATATAAATGGACTAACTCAAAGTACAGGTTTACATAATGATTTGTTAAAATTTTATATTGATTTAGGTTTTTTCGGGAATTTATTATTTTTATTTAATTTATTATATATGAACGCAAAAAGAATAAGTAAGAAGATTAGCATAAATGCAAGTTTATTATATTTCACATTAATTTCCCTGCAAATTTTGACTTGGTTCACGGATGTTGTTTCTTTATATCATAATTTTCAATGGATATTCTATTTAATAGTATTTTCTTTATTATCTCAATTAAAAGAAAAATAA